A DNA window from Ranitomeya imitator isolate aRanImi1 chromosome 2, aRanImi1.pri, whole genome shotgun sequence contains the following coding sequences:
- the UAP1L1 gene encoding UDP-N-acetylhexosamine pyrophosphorylase-like protein 1, whose protein sequence is MECEREIRRRLQEAEQEQLLSFWEELGSGQRESLLSELRLLDARELREHCGRALQAYVQESSAPQRLDDRMRPVPAEFMGSVRRNNLEERRAWEEEGYRQISENKVAVLLLAGGQGTRLGVTYPKGMYNVGLPSGKTLYQIQAERILRLQQLAGEKHSVQCTVPWYIMTSEFTLNPTQEFFEEHNFFGIDRADVVMFEQRMLPAVGFDGRAILERKDKVAMAPDGNGGLYRALADNHILEDMEARGVCYIHVYCVDNILVKLADPVFVGFCVSKGADCGAKVVEKAYPSEPVGVVCQVDGIYQVVEYSEVSPVTAEMRNPDGSLTYSAGNICNHFFTLDFLKNIAGALGERLGYHVAIKKVPYVDEEGNLVKPTRPNGIKMEKFVFDVFQFAKNFVAFEVIREEEFSPLKNADTANKDTPTTARRSLLWQHYRWALEAGATFTDANGCAIAENAKVSDVEDPPAVCEISPLISYFGEGLDVHLSKKEIASPFTLDVQRV, encoded by the exons ATGGAGTGTGAGCGGGAGATCCGGCGGAGACTGCAGGAGGCCGAGCAGGAGCAGCTGCTGAGCTTCTGGGAAGAGCTGGGCTCCGGGCAGCGGGAGTCACTACTATCGGAGCTCAGGCTGCTGGACGCCCGGGAGCTGCGGGAGCACTGCGGCCGGGCACTGCAAGCCTATGTGCAGGAGAGCAGCGCCCCCCAACGGCTGGACGACAGGATGCGCCCTGTACCGGCAGAATTCATGGGGAGCGTCCGGAGGAACAACCTGGAGGAGCGGAGAGCCTGGGAGGAGGAGG GTTACCGCCAGATCTCAGAAAACAAGGTGGCCGTCCTGCTGCTGGCCGGGGGTCAGGGCACACGTCTGGGAGTGACGTACCCCAAAGGCATGTACAATGTGGGGCTGCCCAGTGGGAAGACTCTGTACCAGATCCAGGCGGAGCGCATCCTGCGTCTGCAGCAGCTGGCCGGAGAGAAACACTCTGTGCAGTGCACGGTGCCATG GTACATCATGACCAGCGAGTTCACCCTGAACCCCACTCAGGAGTTTTTTGAGGAGCACAACTTCTTCGGCATTGATCGGGCAGATGTCGTCATGTTTGAGCAGAGGATGCTGCCCGCAGTCGGGTTCGATGGTCGGGCCATTTTGGAAAGGAAGGACAAGGTTGCTATGGCTCCCG ATGGCAATGGCGGCCTGTACAGAGCCCTGGCTGACAACCACATACTGGAAGACATGGAGGCGCGAGGCGTCTGTTACATCCACGTGTACTGTGTGGACAATATACTGGTGAAGCTGGCCGATCCCGTGTTTGTGGGGTTCTGTGTGTCCAAAGGGGCTGATTGTGGGGCTAAG GTGGTGGAGAAGGCATACCCGTCGGAGCCAGTCGGGGTCGTGTGCCAGGTGGACGGCATCTACCAGGTTGTGGAGTACAGCGAGGTCAGCCCTGTCACAGCTGAGATGCGTAACCCTGATGGTAGCTTGACCTATAGCGCTGGCAACATCTGCAATCATTTCTTCACCCTGGACTTCCTGAAGAACATAGCCGG GGCCCTAGGGGAGCGCCTGGGATACCATGTAGCCATCAAGAAAGTCCCTTATGTGGATGAAGAAGGAAATCTGGTGAAGCCCACGCGACCGAACGGGATAAAGATGGAGAAGTTTGTGTTCGACGTCTTCCAGTTTGCCAA GAACTTTGTGGCATTTGAAGTTATCAGGGAAGAGGAATTCTCCCCCTTAAAAAATGCAGACACGGCCAATAAGGACACCCCGACTACAGCGAGACGCTCGCTTCTATGGCAGCACTACCGCTGGGCTCTGGAAGCCGGGGCTACGTTTACTGATGCCAATGGCTGTGCCATAGCCGAGAACGCCAA GGTTTCAGACGTGGAAGATCCCCCCGCGGTGTGTGAGATTTCCCCGCTAATCTCCTATtttggagag GGCCTAGATGTGCATCTGAGCAAAAAGGAAATCGCATCCCCCTTCACCCTGGATGTCCAGAGGGTGTAG